A stretch of Plutella xylostella chromosome 10, ilPluXylo3.1, whole genome shotgun sequence DNA encodes these proteins:
- the LOC105392477 gene encoding DNA-directed RNA polymerase III subunit RPC9 isoform X2 → METVKANSAFLCNFEVMQILQQLKDNTQKKHKREGSLATVTYETVRYLQETECKNQSAAGIQKCLEALKAFKLTKVEKLMMINSPPRTELDIQLMVEESEERLTEDEVKRIIEIMKECLPE, encoded by the exons ATGGAAAc aGTCAAAGCGAACTCTGCATTTTTGTGCAACTTTGAAGTCATGCAGATATTGCAACAACTCAAAGACAATACCCAGAAAAAGCACAAAAGAGAGGGATCTCTGGCAACAGTTACCTATGAG ACTGTCAGGTATCTGCAAGAGACGGAGTGCAAGAACCAGAGTGCCGCAGGAATTCAGAAGTGTTTGGAGGCCCTCAAGGCATTCAAGTTGACCAAAGTTGAGAAGTTGATGATGATCAACAGTCCCCCTCGAACTGAACTGGATATTCAATTG ATGGTGGAAGAAAGTGAAGAGAGACTCACTGAAGATGAAGTTAAAAGAATCATAGAGATCATGAAGGAATGTCTgcctgaataa
- the LOC105392489 gene encoding plasminogen activator inhibitor 1 RNA-binding protein, with amino-acid sequence MENSYGVGIDNRYALFLDDETDPLDALKAREQAKELKKKTKEAEKENKGKPETKPKGPSVTARKGIKETQNVKSQENKSGDQQKSKGPPRPNAAERNPERPPPRRREDRPPQNGGVEKEGGARPPRREFSDRDRRPNFERRNVSDNPEGGERRGPRVPREPREPRENRDRDRDGPRAPRPYDNRGKREYDRRSGSDKTGVKPVDKREGGGPHNWGTIKDDMIDELNKTGSDGDVADTTAVDAAAAGDGQQAEAPAVPAEEEPRELTLDEYKALRNAQRTAPQWNLRKAGEGEDLSQWKNLVVLEKKKEAEKVEEEEEEDEEYDITADYPQRVGRQKRVLGIEFTFSDNARRGGTGGRGGRGRGRGGRPRGPPRDEAPPEERPAPRVSQPAPPKVDDSKDFPSLG; translated from the coding sequence ATGGAGAACTCCTACGGTGTGGGGATTGATAACAGATATGCTCTTTTCTTGGATGATGAGACCGATCCTCTTGATGCTTTAAAAGCGCGAGAGCAAGCGAAGGAGCTCAAAAAGAAGACCAAAGAAGCCGAGAAAGAGAACAAAGGCAAACCCGAGACGAAGCCGAAGGGTCCTAGTGTCACCGCCCGAAAGGGAATCAAGGAAACCCAGAATGTGAAGTCTCAAGAGAACAAGAGCGGCGATCAACAAAAAAGCAAAGGTCCTCCTCGACCTAATGCAGCTGAACGCAATCCTGAACGTCCCCCGCCGAGACGACGTGAAGACAGACCGCCGCAGAACGGTGGCGTCGAGAAGGAAGGCGGAGCTCGTCCCCCGCGGCGTGAGTTCAGTGATCGCGACCGAAGGCCTAACTTCGAGCGCCGCAATGTGAGCGACAACCCCGAGGGAGGCGAGCGTCGCGGACCTCGTGTGCCGCGCGAGCCGCGTGAGCCCCGCGAGAACCGGGACCGCGACCGCGACGGaccgcgcgccccgcgcccctacGACAACCGAGGCAAGCGTGAGTACGACAGGAGGTCCGGCTCCGACAAGACCGGCGTCAAGCCCGTCGACAAGCGCGAGGGAGGCGGCCCTCACAACTGGGGAACTATCAAGGACGACATGATCGACGAGCTGAACAAAACCGGGTCCGACGGTGACGTAGCCGACACCACGGCCGtggacgcggcggcggcgggtgaCGGGCAGCAGGCCGAGGCGCCGGCCGTGCCGGCCGAGGAGGAGCCGCGGGAGCTCACGCTGGACGAGTACAAGGCGCTCCGCAACGCCCAGCGCACGGCGCCGCAGTGGAACCTGCGCAAGGCCGGCGAGGGCGAGGACCTGAGCCAGTGGAAGAACCTGGTGGTGCTCGAGAAGAAGAAGGAGGCGGAGAAGGTGGAGGAGGAGGAAGAGGAAGACGAGGAGTACGACATCACCGCCGACTACCCGCAGCGCGTGGGCCGGCAGAAGCGCGTGCTGGGCATCGAGTTCACGTTCAGCGACAACGCTCGGCGTGGAGGCaccggcgggcgcggcggacGCGGCCGCGGGCGTGGGGGTCGGCCGCGCGGCCCGCCCCGCGACGAAGCGCCTCCAGAGGAGCGCCCAGCGCCGCGAGTGAGCCAGCCTGCTCCGCCTAAGGTTGATGACAGCAAGGATTTCCCCTCTCTCGGCTAG
- the LOC105392477 gene encoding DNA-directed RNA polymerase III subunit RPC9 isoform X1, with product MTLSQYCRWTAKIKVEILNLYKVKANSAFLCNFEVMQILQQLKDNTQKKHKREGSLATVTYETVRYLQETECKNQSAAGIQKCLEALKAFKLTKVEKLMMINSPPRTELDIQLMVEESEERLTEDEVKRIIEIMKECLPE from the exons ATGACATTATCTCAATATTGCCGGTGGACAGCtaaaattaaagttgaaatattgAACTTGTACAA aGTCAAAGCGAACTCTGCATTTTTGTGCAACTTTGAAGTCATGCAGATATTGCAACAACTCAAAGACAATACCCAGAAAAAGCACAAAAGAGAGGGATCTCTGGCAACAGTTACCTATGAG ACTGTCAGGTATCTGCAAGAGACGGAGTGCAAGAACCAGAGTGCCGCAGGAATTCAGAAGTGTTTGGAGGCCCTCAAGGCATTCAAGTTGACCAAAGTTGAGAAGTTGATGATGATCAACAGTCCCCCTCGAACTGAACTGGATATTCAATTG ATGGTGGAAGAAAGTGAAGAGAGACTCACTGAAGATGAAGTTAAAAGAATCATAGAGATCATGAAGGAATGTCTgcctgaataa
- the LOC105386021 gene encoding glutathione S-transferase 1-like — translation MSRHTINNMSKLLLYKVDGSPPSNSILMIAHLLNLDMDYKEPDLLRLEHRSPEFKKINPMGTIPVLKDGNFVLAESHSILKYIVEKYGGPQRSSLYPFDLQTRAAVDERMHFDTGVLFISLSSVVKASIFGDQPAVTPEQLASIESSYATLELYLERSRFVAADHLTIADFGVLSTTLALRHILPIDANKFPKISAWLSQLEEEAFVKNVGAPNMEKFKAILYSSWERNKSKMAR, via the exons ATGAGTAGGCATACca TAAACAACATGTCGAAGCTGCTGCTATACAAGGTGGACGGTAGCCCCCCTTCCAACTCCATCCTCATGATCGCTCACCTGCTGAACCTGGACATGGACTATAAGGAGCCCGACCTACTGCGCTTGGAGCACCGCTCGCCTGAATTTAAAAAG ATCAATCCCATGGGTACGATTCCCGTATTGAAGGATGGTAACTTCGTTCTTGCTGAAAG CCACTCGATCCTCAAGTACATAGTGGAGAAGTACGGCGGGCCTCAACGAAGCTCTCTCTACCCGTTCGACCTGCAGACGCGAGCCGCCGTGGACGAGCGCATGCACTTCGACACGGGCGTGCTGTTCATCAGCCTCTCTAGTGTTGTG AAAGCCAGCATATTCGGCGACCAGCCGGCGGTGACCCCCGAGCAGCTGGCCAGCATCGAGTCCTCCTACGCCACTCTGGAGCTCTACCTGGAACGGTCGCGGTTCGTGGCGGCGGACCACCTCACTATTGCTGACTTCGGCGTGTTGTCTACTACACTCGCGCTGCGCCACATCCTGCCCATTGATGCCAACAA atTCCCGAAGATTTCTGCGTGGTTATCGCAACTAGAAGAAGAAGCATTCGTTAAAAATGTTGGCGCGCCTAATATGGAAAAGTTTAAAGCTATCCTGTATTCTTCGTGGGAGCGAAATAAGTCTAAGATGGCTAGataa
- the LOC105392479 gene encoding glutamine synthetase 1, mitochondrial, translating to MYNFRYCTSILQNLSRLSIFTKRTMLKHSINHIMNKKVIDRYNRLCLPDDKIMATYCWIDGSGINMRCKDRILRKAPTDVKSCPKWAFDGSSTGQAETGDSDTVLSPVALYKDPFRMEPHILVLCEVFQGSDGKPAKTNFRTFCNDLCETHKDEDPWFGLEQEYTMMDVDGWNLGWPKGGGFPAVKYEFSYCGIGAKYVAGRDIVEAHARACLYAGLDFEGTNAEVMHGGWEWQIGTSVGIKAPDDLWMSRFIMNRVAEDYGVMITYHPKPAGHLHPGMGMHHNFSCKKTRSDGGFDFIKECIKKLEKNHMKHMKNYGNDENANRMRLSGKFETAPFEEFSWGVASRKASIRLQRNVEKNGKGFFEDRRPAADCDPYLVCGLLMETCLGPAKKGGDSACAPPPKCDKIKKC from the coding sequence atgtataattttcgTTATTGCACGAGTAttttacaaaatctgtcaaggctgagtatttttacaaaaagaaCTATGCTTAAACATTCCATTAACCATATAATGAACAAGAAAGTAATTGATAGGTATAACCGACTTTGTTTACCGGATGATAAAATTATGGCCACATACTGCTGGATCGACGGATCTGGAATAAATATGAGGTGCAAGGATCGCATACTTAGGAAGGCCCCTACTGACGTTAAAAGTTGTCCGAAATGGGCTTTTGATGGCAGTTCAACGGGACAAGCTGAGACAGGTGACTCGGATACAGTATTATCACCTGTTGCCCTTTACAAGGACCCCTTCCGCATGGAGCCACATATTCTAGTTTTGTGTGAAGTATTTCAAGGCAGCGATGGAAAACCCGCAAAAACTAATTTCAGGACATTTTGCAACGACTTATGTGAAACTCATAAGGATGAAGATCCATGGTTTGGCTTAGAACAAGAGTATACAATGATGGATGTTGATGGTTGGAACCTAGGTTGGCCGAAGGGTGGCGGATTTCCCGCTGTGAAATATGAATTCTCATACTGTGGTATTGGAGCAAAATATGTAGCAGGCAGAGATATTGTTGAAGCCCATGCACGGGCATGTCTGTATGCTGGTCTGGACTTTGAAGGAACAAATGCAGAGGTAATGCATGGAGGTTGGGAATGGCAAATCGGCACATCAGTTGGCATAAAAGCACCAGACGATCTTTGGATGTCACGatttattatgaatagagTTGCTGAAGATTATGGAGTTATGATTACTTATCATCCAAAACCAGCAGGTCACCTTCACCCAGGAATGGGTATGCATCACAACTTCAGTTGCAAAAAGACGCGGTCCGATGGTGGATTTGATTTTATAAAAGagtgtataaaaaaattagaaaaaaatcacatGAAACATATGAAAAATTATGGAAACGATGAAAATGCAAATAGGATGCGGCTCTCAGGAAAATTTGAAACGGCACCATTTGAGGAATTTTCATGGGGGGTTGCTAGCAGAAAAGCTTCAATCCGACTACAGCGCAACGTAGAGAAGAATGGTAAGGGTTTTTTCGAAGATCGCCGACCCGCTGCAGATTGTGATCCCTACTTGGTATGTGGCCTTTTGATGGAGACTTGCCTGGGCCCGGCCAAAAAGGGGGGTGATTCAGCATGTGCCCCCCCTCCTAAAtgtgataaaattaaaaagtgcTAG